The proteins below come from a single Fusobacterium russii ATCC 25533 genomic window:
- a CDS encoding leukotoxin LktA has product MNENEINIKLERGFSIKTIIKMATLGFLINSLNTAANGIKATEGFGTNVQQNGNVFDITTSKIKGENAFNSFESFDLEANKIANLHFGNKGGKEAINLFNFVKNKINIDGTVNAIKNNQIGGNLYFLSSEGIVIGATGIINTGSLHVLTPTKDAFNETLKSVENNGQFLKIFSEDGKIAIPLNPSGSIVINGKINAVNDIRVDAARISIAKEGVLKTGVVDFSNLVNINGIEGVRDFELSAVKDETKGDIILSAYADKSSNDKSLTDKIIKNNGKDLIRKNIIASVESEGQIEASKDVKISATVTNGTLKKSNGNDEFYKSESAIANLEAKVDIKAGKIKGKNIDISASSKNYYDTPATIKAGEFTLSALTGSISPINIKGSLGLLKSKANVNIGKEAVLESEEKTNINAFSGVRALMGASTTPLKIKNLYLKGAEGKIPNIAAAYVNTESEANVNIEGEIKSKGPVDIKAKSSNTIDANTNAGTIRNDNKVGISVLVTKGVNESSVNIAKSAKVSSDSNINIGSETESSLRAKVAGTIGDNANAIIAANISEYKSSSDVKIAGTVKSSGKLDISSKNIVKENILNTTSKIGSGKLINEVVMESEHTKKLMEAIKNRFGGEDEKTKKSFTDLFNVGASATIINHDNSSNIKIEESAKLTSNSGTSIKALNEIQNIHVETSSATLATREEENKKLSVGAALLYGNIKNNASVDIEKDTQITSKGKIDITGESKIEYKNISKMIGELLERVQDLQNIFSEGGEFKGELGLIDPDKFEELEGILKEFKKKLDGKPDLLTSGEKITITLSDGQTKTGTAPEIINYLTEEMKKFGDSIPDISQKNIDNEKGFGANTKDFISSLAGIFKEASDFASIGNYSTFHTYTSAAVNPDRDTSVVSGSVSWIDLQNHSKVNIGKNAQIKTDENLNVHSNNKTETVTIVGKAGLTKSSNNSTAAGASMNIQNINTSSSVITKEKALLEAKNLDIKANSNIFNVAASLNAGGGGNSLNGMVSYIQGSSKNFISIDDETILTGKEKISISSKNDTSIANAAGAVAIGQKNAAVGVGIAINNYEVDNKVAIEDNDNGNSEYDKDTSKANINTKAFEVEAKTTGKINAISVAGGISKAGNEGGRGIFDSIGDKVDGVKNGAANTIGLLTNKITDFLNKGKEGLGSNLGGKEQGGNNSVLKNSIAPKFSLGAAGSTSLNLINKNTNVVIDGANINLTGGEKSLNVTATDSSFIGSWSGAAALNMNFVDYGEKNISAGIAGAAAVNKINNSVGAVLKNNIITGAKNIKVGALSGGTQIAAGLGLAISKDGGGHGKNHQLGTSASVNLIENNVNSILENNIVNGNTEKTNVDLTAYNSDTQVTGGLNLQLGESKGSLGTSLSISKLKNKVNAEIKGGSYSNINNVGVKGILATTQVTSAVAAGITSTGESGGIGVFEGAASYNEIDNSINSTIDGASINNANNIDVLARDTKSTSDLAKEYQSQIDQNHKDYLAKRGIDATGESYQTEGNKNLLNKKDGAVIVTAALAGSATNKASSGVGVSVNLIKNKFNAGIKNSGNISANTANVNSQSNTTMVNVATGAAVSTNSFGGAGSVAWQEINNEITSKIENSTINVNTLNVQANNGIIGVNVAGEIAGGKGVAVGAVLANSNANNKTGAYILGTNLSSSSANGLNLRVNAENISAITTVAAGAAISGKNIGVGGTIAVNRVSSETESLVDKAADKNTNIENGNSIDIGATDKTNLNTIAGSINGGKRAGVGGTIAYTDIGGASSDNNNAKYTVKAGLNNSNIKTVGKGNINVKAKDNTIVNTIAGGVSGAGSVAVQGSSATALINKKVNSSVERTNINRENEEKNTNLNIIAENNSVVTTNASVISVAPGGTGTGIGAGVSVNRIIQNTSANLVNSNANVKNALVKSKVSSEIKNIGIGAGVGIGGTGVGLTGSTVINKITNNNTASIEKTNLHAKGNIGVIAESDATISSYGGFASAGQKAAVGVSTSINEISGNTKAGLINSNVIAEERTEDTIDTQGEVEKVTDRLVGNIDINSSLAKDRKKSKKKGIIIDSSSTSTIKTLLATAGGATQGAVSGTVNVNIISGLTEANVTNSNLIGKNISIHSGDYTNSIGILGSAAGALRAGVGASSDTNIITRNTKTTVDKNSHIESRNINIDAEAKQGISSYTIGVAGAGVGAGIAGTVSVNKMVGKTEVDISNATIIANNNVNILSKHQSNISVGNASAGVAGKGAGIGAAVSVNKDESETIVKIKNSNITAGNKLDVNSNNETNMKTAIVAAGVGVVGAGVSGTVSVNNIANKVILDINNSKLNARNSDVNIKAHNKIKTELNSGGGAGGLAAVTGVVSVNTINSGVLTRIGNNSSIISERGNTNISATEERDIKQIVANAGLGGVALGANVLINNFGTAVLDKEDVNVSKIFEEINQEQKQKLDNKTLKLLQEKGIEKTNDDYSVEASRGEKTNSGIVVDVQNTSIKGNNVNIYAQEKNDVDSTNGSGTAGVVAASGAVSINNIKRNLGINIINSNISANKNLKVEASILGKINSKVIQGISGLLGLGAAYAETNSNGSTTLNIKNSNLQAAHTNILAKDASELKTQSLGATAGVVAAGAIISKSKNSSSVEIEIDNSTFNKDFNEGEEINIKAEKANKITATSDGGSAGIASGIGVVANAKDEGISSINIKNGNNKFDANRIKIEALNKMGILARTGSHSGAILANVGVSQSEAIASGQAQLNISTGNTFIAKDVSMGAKIGSLHPNQKMAKSSTVSNGGGGIAGGEVNTATSETNTSVLVNVGNQNYKGKNIFNDPIETLNIYGENNTSTQADITSLNIGGISAQGSNKTISKNLSKTVVNVEGGKADKIILNAISNSENTSSTTGSGGGFVAGGSIIADNLNRSRTVLNISGKWDVGESIDAKALDKNVINIKSDSVKGGFVGNNGINITNTLQGVTELNVKDQTEISGRGKVDFEAVNDLDVNISTEGAAYGGVGRSNALTKNTVIKDAKLNIGNAQIITSKEQKYQAFTKAKIDVTSKLYAAGAVSLTYGTVINSSNFNNSVKVGKGTNLQTTEQGQNITLATSDKSNINIESFAETKGAGGEALTNLENYTARKSSMRIEGSISSAGFLNIYIGKDKNGQDSRIDLNLTSHAYNYAFISKAQPSLKNELDFSNNYELGDIVSFKGIEGINIYNGLGQSNIRKVLRKYTWYSKKNIDDYVESNGGINMNRLSNKPLSLQAQNIESLRKDFDQNFTLAVDSLKISKIVSMPIDEDNNQNVDIKIEKESRKLETTSSENKEVQDNKDQSGKVSESNNNSKTINDSLGSYSAKKDVDSKETKTARIDGKIIFF; this is encoded by the coding sequence ATGAATGAAAATGAAATTAATATTAAACTGGAAAGAGGATTTTCTATAAAAACTATAATCAAAATGGCAACATTGGGATTTTTAATAAATTCTCTAAATACAGCCGCTAATGGGATAAAAGCTACAGAAGGATTTGGGACAAATGTTCAACAAAATGGGAATGTTTTTGATATTACAACTTCAAAAATAAAAGGTGAGAATGCATTTAATAGCTTTGAAAGTTTTGATTTAGAGGCAAATAAAATAGCAAATTTACATTTTGGCAATAAAGGGGGAAAAGAGGCAATAAATCTTTTCAACTTTGTTAAGAATAAAATAAATATTGATGGTACAGTCAATGCTATTAAAAATAATCAAATAGGAGGAAACCTATATTTTCTTAGTTCTGAAGGAATAGTTATTGGGGCAACAGGAATTATCAATACAGGCTCATTACATGTTTTAACACCAACAAAGGATGCTTTTAATGAAACATTAAAGAGTGTTGAAAATAATGGACAGTTTTTAAAGATCTTTTCAGAAGATGGGAAAATTGCAATTCCTTTAAATCCAAGTGGTAGTATTGTAATTAATGGTAAAATAAATGCTGTTAATGATATTAGAGTGGACGCGGCACGGATTTCAATAGCAAAAGAGGGAGTATTAAAGACAGGAGTTGTAGATTTTTCAAATTTAGTTAATATTAATGGAATTGAAGGTGTAAGAGATTTTGAACTAAGTGCAGTTAAAGATGAAACTAAGGGAGATATAATACTTTCTGCTTATGCTGATAAAAGTTCAAATGATAAAAGTTTAACAGATAAAATAATAAAGAATAATGGAAAGGATTTAATAAGAAAAAATATTATTGCAAGTGTTGAAAGTGAAGGACAAATTGAAGCCTCAAAAGATGTTAAAATTTCTGCTACAGTTACTAATGGTACTTTAAAGAAAAGCAATGGTAATGATGAATTTTATAAATCAGAATCAGCTATTGCAAATCTTGAGGCTAAAGTTGATATAAAAGCCGGGAAAATTAAAGGTAAAAATATTGATATAAGTGCAAGTTCTAAAAATTATTATGATACACCAGCAACAATTAAGGCTGGAGAATTTACACTTTCTGCTTTAACTGGTTCAATTTCTCCAATCAATATAAAAGGCTCTTTAGGACTATTAAAAAGTAAAGCCAATGTAAACATTGGAAAAGAAGCTGTTTTAGAATCAGAAGAAAAAACAAATATTAATGCTTTCAGTGGAGTTCGAGCACTTATGGGAGCTTCAACTACACCTTTAAAAATAAAAAACTTATATTTAAAAGGGGCAGAAGGAAAGATACCAAATATTGCCGCAGCTTATGTTAATACTGAAAGTGAAGCCAATGTTAATATAGAAGGGGAAATAAAATCTAAAGGACCTGTAGATATAAAAGCGAAGTCTTCAAATACTATAGACGCCAATACAAATGCAGGAACTATAAGAAATGATAATAAAGTAGGAATTTCAGTTCTTGTAACAAAGGGAGTAAATGAATCTTCTGTTAATATTGCTAAAAGTGCAAAAGTATCTTCTGACTCAAATATAAATATTGGCTCTGAAACTGAAAGTTCCCTTAGAGCGAAAGTTGCCGGGACAATTGGAGATAATGCTAATGCTATTATAGCTGCTAATATTTCTGAGTATAAAAGTTCTTCTGATGTAAAAATAGCAGGAACAGTAAAAAGTTCTGGTAAATTAGATATAAGCTCAAAAAATATTGTTAAAGAAAATATTTTAAATACCACAAGTAAAATAGGCTCAGGTAAATTAATAAATGAAGTTGTTATGGAATCAGAGCATACTAAAAAGCTAATGGAAGCTATAAAAAATAGATTTGGTGGTGAAGATGAAAAGACTAAAAAAAGTTTTACAGATCTCTTTAATGTAGGAGCATCAGCAACTATTATTAATCATGATAATTCTTCTAATATAAAAATAGAAGAGAGTGCAAAACTGACATCTAATTCAGGAACATCTATAAAAGCTTTAAATGAAATTCAAAATATCCATGTAGAAACTTCAAGTGCAACCTTAGCTACTAGAGAGGAAGAAAATAAAAAACTAAGTGTTGGAGCAGCCCTACTTTATGGAAATATAAAAAATAATGCTTCAGTAGACATAGAAAAAGATACTCAAATTACTTCTAAAGGAAAAATTGATATAACTGGTGAATCAAAAATAGAATATAAAAACATTTCTAAAATGATAGGAGAATTACTTGAAAGAGTACAAGATTTACAAAATATTTTTTCAGAAGGTGGAGAATTTAAGGGAGAATTAGGACTTATTGATCCTGATAAATTTGAGGAATTAGAAGGTATTCTTAAAGAATTTAAAAAGAAGTTGGATGGAAAACCGGACTTACTAACTAGTGGAGAAAAAATTACAATAACTTTGTCTGATGGACAGACAAAAACTGGAACAGCTCCAGAAATAATAAATTATTTAACAGAAGAAATGAAAAAGTTTGGAGATTCTATACCCGATATCAGTCAAAAAAATATTGATAATGAAAAAGGTTTTGGAGCAAATACTAAAGATTTTATTTCAAGTTTAGCTGGAATATTCAAAGAAGCTTCTGACTTTGCTTCAATAGGTAATTATTCAACTTTTCATACTTATACTTCAGCTGCTGTAAATCCGGATAGGGATACTTCAGTTGTTTCAGGTTCTGTTTCTTGGATAGATTTACAAAATCACAGTAAGGTAAATATTGGAAAAAATGCTCAAATCAAAACTGATGAGAATCTCAATGTCCATTCAAATAATAAAACAGAAACTGTAACAATAGTTGGAAAAGCAGGTCTTACAAAGAGTAGTAATAATTCAACTGCCGCTGGTGCTTCTATGAATATTCAAAATATAAATACTTCTTCTTCTGTTATAACAAAAGAGAAGGCATTGCTGGAAGCTAAAAATCTTGATATTAAGGCTAATAGTAATATATTTAATGTAGCAGCTTCTCTAAATGCCGGTGGAGGAGGAAATAGCTTAAATGGAATGGTAAGCTATATTCAAGGAAGTAGTAAAAACTTTATTTCTATTGATGATGAAACTATTTTAACAGGCAAAGAAAAAATCTCTATAAGTAGTAAAAATGATACTTCTATTGCAAATGCTGCTGGAGCAGTAGCTATTGGGCAAAAAAATGCAGCTGTTGGTGTTGGAATAGCTATTAATAACTATGAAGTTGATAATAAAGTTGCCATAGAAGATAATGATAATGGAAACAGTGAATATGATAAGGATACAAGCAAGGCTAATATAAATACTAAAGCCTTTGAAGTAGAGGCAAAAACCACAGGAAAAATCAATGCTATATCAGTAGCAGGTGGAATTTCAAAAGCTGGAAACGAAGGTGGAAGAGGAATCTTTGACAGCATTGGTGATAAGGTTGACGGAGTTAAAAATGGTGCAGCAAACACTATTGGACTGCTTACAAATAAGATTACAGATTTCTTAAATAAAGGAAAAGAAGGTCTTGGTTCTAATCTAGGTGGAAAAGAACAAGGTGGAAATAATAGTGTTTTAAAAAATTCAATAGCTCCTAAATTCAGTCTTGGTGCTGCTGGAAGTACTTCTTTAAATTTAATTAATAAGAATACGAATGTTGTTATAGATGGTGCTAATATTAATTTAACAGGAGGAGAAAAATCACTTAATGTTACAGCAACAGACTCATCATTCATAGGCTCATGGAGTGGTGCAGCAGCATTAAATATGAATTTCGTTGATTATGGAGAGAAAAATATAAGTGCTGGAATTGCTGGAGCTGCAGCTGTAAATAAAATTAATAATTCTGTGGGAGCTGTCTTAAAAAATAACATAATCACAGGAGCAAAAAATATAAAAGTGGGAGCTTTAAGTGGAGGGACACAAATAGCTGCCGGATTAGGTTTAGCAATATCAAAAGATGGAGGAGGACATGGAAAGAATCATCAATTAGGAACTTCTGCCTCTGTAAATTTAATAGAAAATAATGTGAACTCTATTTTAGAAAATAATATAGTAAACGGAAATACTGAGAAAACAAATGTGGATCTTACAGCCTATAATAGTGATACACAAGTTACAGGAGGTCTTAATTTACAATTAGGAGAATCTAAAGGCTCTTTAGGTACATCTTTATCAATAAGTAAACTAAAAAATAAAGTTAATGCTGAAATTAAAGGTGGCTCATATTCTAATATAAATAATGTAGGAGTTAAAGGTATACTAGCTACAACACAAGTAACATCAGCAGTGGCTGCTGGGATAACTAGCACAGGAGAAAGTGGAGGTATAGGAGTATTTGAAGGAGCTGCTTCATATAATGAAATTGATAATTCTATTAATTCGACAATAGATGGAGCTAGTATTAATAATGCTAATAATATAGATGTTCTTGCAAGAGATACAAAATCTACTTCAGATTTAGCTAAAGAATATCAATCACAAATAGATCAAAATCATAAAGATTATTTAGCAAAGAGAGGTATTGATGCAACAGGTGAAAGTTATCAAACAGAAGGGAATAAAAATTTATTAAATAAAAAAGATGGTGCAGTAATTGTGACGGCGGCGCTTGCTGGCTCAGCTACAAATAAAGCTTCATCTGGAGTTGGAGTTTCAGTAAATTTAATTAAAAATAAATTTAATGCCGGAATTAAAAATTCTGGAAATATTTCAGCTAATACTGCTAATGTAAATTCTCAGTCTAATACTACAATGGTAAATGTGGCTACAGGAGCTGCTGTAAGTACAAATAGCTTTGGTGGAGCAGGCTCTGTTGCTTGGCAAGAAATAAATAACGAAATTACATCTAAAATTGAAAACTCTACAATTAATGTAAATACTTTAAATGTTCAAGCTAATAATGGAATAATAGGAGTTAATGTAGCTGGTGAAATTGCAGGAGGAAAAGGTGTTGCTGTAGGAGCAGTTCTTGCAAATAGCAATGCAAATAATAAGACAGGAGCCTATATTTTAGGAACTAATCTAAGCTCATCTTCAGCTAATGGTTTAAATTTAAGAGTCAATGCTGAAAATATTTCGGCAATAACTACAGTTGCTGCCGGAGCTGCTATAAGTGGTAAAAATATCGGAGTTGGAGGGACAATAGCTGTAAACCGTGTTTCAAGTGAAACGGAAAGTTTAGTTGACAAAGCAGCTGATAAAAATACTAATATAGAAAATGGAAATTCTATTGATATAGGTGCTACTGACAAAACAAATTTAAATACAATTGCCGGAAGTATTAATGGAGGTAAAAGAGCCGGAGTTGGAGGAACTATAGCTTATACAGATATAGGTGGAGCTTCTTCTGATAATAATAATGCGAAATATACTGTAAAAGCTGGATTAAATAATTCAAATATAAAAACAGTTGGAAAAGGTAATATTAATGTAAAAGCTAAAGATAATACAATAGTGAATACAATAGCTGGAGGAGTTTCTGGAGCAGGAAGTGTTGCAGTACAAGGTTCATCTGCCACAGCATTAATAAATAAAAAAGTTAATTCATCTGTGGAAAGAACAAATATTAATAGAGAAAATGAAGAAAAAAATACTAATTTGAATATTATAGCTGAAAATAATAGTGTAGTAACAACAAATGCAAGTGTGATATCAGTTGCTCCAGGAGGAACAGGAACTGGAATTGGAGCAGGAGTTTCAGTTAATAGAATTATACAGAATACCTCTGCAAACTTAGTAAATAGTAATGCTAATGTTAAGAATGCATTAGTTAAGAGTAAAGTTTCTTCAGAAATTAAAAATATAGGAATTGGAGCAGGAGTAGGAATTGGAGGAACAGGAGTTGGATTAACTGGTTCTACTGTTATAAATAAAATAACAAATAATAATACAGCTTCCATTGAAAAAACTAATCTACATGCTAAAGGAAATATAGGAGTAATTGCTGAAAGTGATGCAACAATAAGTAGCTATGGTGGTTTTGCTAGTGCAGGTCAAAAAGCAGCTGTAGGAGTATCTACTAGTATCAACGAAATATCTGGAAATACAAAAGCCGGCCTTATTAATTCAAATGTTATTGCAGAAGAAAGAACAGAAGATACTATTGATACTCAGGGAGAAGTAGAAAAAGTTACGGATAGATTAGTTGGAAATATTGATATAAATAGCAGTTTAGCTAAAGATAGAAAAAAATCTAAGAAAAAAGGAATAATTATTGACAGTTCTTCAACTTCAACTATAAAAACTTTACTTGCAACAGCAGGAGGAGCTACTCAAGGAGCAGTTAGCGGTACAGTTAATGTGAATATAATTTCAGGACTTACAGAAGCAAATGTTACAAATTCTAATTTGATAGGAAAAAATATATCTATTCATTCAGGTGATTATACTAACAGTATAGGTATTTTAGGAAGTGCAGCTGGTGCTTTAAGAGCAGGAGTAGGAGCTTCTTCTGATACAAATATTATAACTAGAAATACAAAGACAACAGTTGATAAAAATTCTCATATTGAAAGCAGGAATATAAATATTGATGCAGAGGCAAAACAAGGAATATCTTCTTATACTATTGGTGTTGCCGGTGCCGGTGTTGGAGCCGGAATAGCTGGAACAGTTTCAGTCAATAAAATGGTAGGAAAAACAGAAGTAGATATAAGCAATGCTACTATAATAGCAAACAATAATGTAAATATACTTTCAAAACATCAAAGTAATATTTCTGTAGGTAATGCATCAGCCGGTGTTGCCGGAAAGGGAGCCGGAATAGGTGCAGCTGTTAGTGTCAATAAAGATGAGAGTGAAACAATAGTAAAAATAAAAAATTCAAATATAACAGCCGGTAATAAATTAGATGTTAATTCTAATAACGAAACAAATATGAAGACAGCTATTGTAGCCGCTGGCGTAGGAGTTGTAGGAGCTGGAGTTTCTGGTACAGTTTCAGTCAACAATATAGCAAATAAAGTTATTTTAGATATAAATAATAGTAAACTTAATGCTAGAAATTCTGATGTCAATATAAAAGCACATAATAAGATTAAAACAGAATTAAATTCAGGAGGAGGTGCAGGCGGACTGGCGGCTGTTACAGGAGTAGTTTCTGTAAATACTATCAATAGCGGTGTTTTAACAAGAATAGGAAATAATTCAAGCATTATTTCCGAAAGAGGCAATACTAATATTTCTGCAACAGAAGAAAGAGATATTAAGCAAATTGTTGCTAATGCAGGACTAGGCGGAGTAGCATTAGGGGCTAATGTTCTAATTAATAATTTTGGAACAGCTGTCTTAGATAAGGAAGATGTGAATGTATCGAAAATTTTTGAAGAAATTAATCAAGAGCAAAAGCAAAAACTTGATAATAAAACTTTAAAATTACTTCAAGAAAAAGGAATAGAAAAGACTAATGACGATTATAGTGTTGAAGCAAGCAGAGGAGAGAAAACTAATAGCGGTATTGTAGTGGATGTACAAAATACTTCTATCAAAGGAAATAATGTAAATATTTATGCTCAAGAAAAAAATGATGTAGATTCTACAAATGGAAGTGGAACAGCTGGAGTAGTAGCAGCGTCAGGAGCAGTTTCAATAAATAATATTAAAAGAAATTTAGGAATAAATATAATAAATTCTAATATTTCTGCTAATAAAAATTTAAAAGTAGAAGCAAGTATTTTAGGAAAAATAAATTCTAAAGTTATTCAAGGAATCTCAGGTCTTTTAGGTCTAGGAGCAGCTTACGCTGAAACTAATTCAAATGGCAGCACAACACTTAATATTAAAAATTCTAATTTACAAGCAGCTCATACTAATATATTAGCTAAAGATGCTTCTGAATTAAAAACACAATCTCTTGGAGCAACAGCCGGAGTAGTAGCAGCCGGAGCTATTATTTCTAAATCAAAAAATTCAAGTTCAGTAGAAATTGAAATTGATAATTCTACTTTCAATAAAGATTTCAATGAAGGTGAAGAAATTAATATCAAGGCTGAAAAAGCTAATAAAATAACAGCAACTTCTGATGGCGGTTCAGCAGGTATAGCAAGCGGAATTGGTGTAGTAGCCAACGCAAAAGATGAAGGAATTAGCAGTATAAATATAAAAAATGGAAATAATAAATTTGATGCAAATAGAATTAAAATAGAGGCCTTAAATAAAATGGGAATATTGGCGAGAACAGGAAGTCACTCAGGAGCTATTTTAGCAAATGTCGGTGTTTCTCAATCAGAGGCAATAGCTTCCGGTCAAGCACAACTAAATATTTCTACAGGAAACACATTTATAGCAAAAGATGTTAGTATGGGTGCAAAAATAGGAAGTTTACACCCTAATCAAAAAATGGCTAAATCTTCAACAGTTTCAAATGGCGGTGGTGGAATTGCCGGTGGTGAAGTTAACACTGCAACTTCTGAAACTAATACTAGTGTTTTAGTAAATGTAGGAAATCAAAATTATAAAGGCAAAAATATTTTTAATGACCCAATTGAAACATTAAATATTTATGGAGAAAATAATACAAGCACACAAGCTGACATCACGTCATTAAATATAGGAGGAATTTCTGCTCAAGGAAGTAATAAAACTATTTCAAAAAATTTATCAAAAACAGTAGTAAATGTAGAAGGAGGAAAAGCTGATAAAATTATATTAAATGCTATTTCAAACTCTGAAAATACATCTTCAACTACTGGAAGCGGTGGAGGATTTGTAGCAGGAGGCTCAATAATAGCTGATAATCTAAACAGATCCAGAACTGTTTTAAATATATCAGGAAAATGGGATGTAGGTGAATCTATTGATGCCAAAGCACTAGATAAAAATGTTATAAATATCAAATCAGACTCTGTAAAGGGAGGATTTGTAGGAAATAACGGTATTAATATAACAAATACATTACAAGGCGTAACAGAGCTTAATGTTAAAGATCAAACAGAGATATCTGGAAGAGGAAAAGTAGATTTTGAAGCAGTCAATGACCTGGATGTAAATATTAGCACAGAAGGAGCAGCTTATGGAGGAGTTGGAAGAAGTAATGCCTTGACTAAAAATACAGTTATTAAGGATGCTAAATTAAATATTGGAAATGCACAAATTATAACTTCAAAAGAGCAAAAATATCAAGCATTTACAAAGGCGAAAATAGATGTTACAAGTAAACTTTATGCTGCTGGAGCAGTTTCTTTAACATATGGAACTGTAATTAATAGTTCAAATTTTAATAACTCTGTAAAAGTTGGAAAAGGTACAAATTTACAAACAACAGAGCAAGGTCAAAATATAACTTTAGCTACAAGTGATAAGTCTAATATAAATATTGAATCATTTGCTGAAACAAAAGGTGCGGGTGGAGAAGCTCTTACAAATTTAGAAAACTATACAGCTAGAAAAAGTTCAATGAGAATAGAAGGAAGTATAAGCAGTGCAGGATTTTTAAATATTTATATCGGAAAAGATAAAAATGGTCAAGATAGTAGAATAGACTTAAATCTTACATCTCATG